From the Pomacea canaliculata isolate SZHN2017 linkage group LG4, ASM307304v1, whole genome shotgun sequence genome, one window contains:
- the LOC112561776 gene encoding T-complex protein 1 subunit zeta-like, whose product MSAIKTLNPKAEVARAAQALAVNISAAKGLQDVLRTNLGPKGTMKMLVSGAGDIKLTKDGNVLLHEMQIQHPTASLIARVATAQDDITGDGTTSNVLIIGELLKQADLYIAEGLHPRLITEGFELARDKALEVLEEVKVKREIDRDILIQVARTSLRTKVHQDLADLLTEHVVDAVLAVLRPKEPVDLHMVELMEMQHKTEMDTALVRGLVLDHGARHPDMKKRVENAYILTCNVSLEYEKTEVNSGFFYKSAEEREKLVAAERAFIDERVRKIIALKKQVCDGTDKNFVVINQKGIDPFSLDMFAKEGIVALRRAKRRNMERLTLACGGMAVNSVDDLTPDTLGEAGLVYESVLGENKYTFIEECKNPRSVTILIKGPNSHTITQIKDAIRDGLRAVKNAGEDGCVLPGAGAFEIAAYQELMKFKDKVKGRARLGVQAFAEALLIIVKVLAQNSGLDPQEAIVKLQQEYMGPQPAVGLDIKTGEVLIPVDVGILDNYRVKRQLLHSSTVIASNLLLVDEIMRAGMSSLKGD is encoded by the exons ATGTCGGCGATCAAGACTCTCAACCCTAAAGCAGAAGTTGCTCGAGCAGCTCAGGCTCTTGCTGTGAATATAAGCGCGGCAAAAGGACTCCAGGATGTACTCAGAACTAACCTTGGACCCAAAGGTACCATGAAAAT GTTAGTTTCAGGTGCTGGTGACATCAAATTAACAAAGGATGGCAATGTTTTGCTGCATGAAATG CAAATCCAGCATCCAACTGCATCACTTATTGCACGTGTTGCCACAGCTCAAGATGACATCACTGGTGATGGAACAACTTCAAATGTTCTTATCATTGGAGAGCTTTTGAAGCAGGCTGACCTGTACATTGCAGAG GGTCTTCATCCACGTCTTATCACTGAGGGATTTGAATTGGCCAGAGACAAGGCTTTAGAG gttctTGAAGAGGTTAAGGTGAAACGTGAAATAGACCGTGACATCCTCATTCAGGTGGCTCGCACTTCTTTGCGTACCAAAGTACACCAAGATCTGGCAGACCTATTGACAGAG CATGTTGTGGACGCTGTCCTGGCTGTGCTGCGTCCTAAAGAGCCAGTGGACCTGCACATGGTGGAGCTAATGGAGATGCAGCATAAGACAGAGATGGACACCGC GCTTGTGCGTGGTCTAGTGCTTGACCATGGAGCGCGCCATCCAGATATGAAGAAGCGTGTCGAGAATGCTTACATTCTGACATGCAATGTCTCTTTGGAATATGAAAAAAC TGAGGTCAATTCAGGTTTCTTCTATAAGAGTGCTGAGGAACGTGAGAAGCTGGTTGCAGCAGAAAGAGCATTCATTGACGAGCGGGTACGCAAGATTATAGCACTGAAAAAGCAAGTGTGTGATGGAACAGACAAGAACTTTGTTGTCATCAACCAGAAGGGAATCGATCCCTTTTCACTTGATATGTTTGCCAAGGAGGGTATTGTAGCCCTGCGTCGTGCTAAGAGACGTAACATGGAAAG ACTCACACTGGCTTGTGGAGGAATGGCAGTCAACTCTGTTGATGATCTGACACCTGATACACTAGGAGAAGCTGGTCTGGTGTATGAAAGTGTCCTG GGTGAAAACAAGTACACCTTTATTGAAGAGTGCAAAAATCCCCGGTCTGTCACCATCTTGATCAAGGGTCCTAActcacacactatcacacaaaTTAAAGATGCCATTCGTGACGGACTGCGTGCTGTCAAAAACGCTGGTGAAGATG GCTGTGTTCTTCCTGGAGCAGGGGCCTTTGAGATTGCTGCCTATCAAGAATTGATGAAGTTCAAGGACAAAGTAAAAGGACGTGCCCGGCTTG GTGTGCAGGCATTTGCTGAGGCACTTCTCATTATAGTAAAGGTGTTAGCACAGAACTCTGGTCTTGATCCCCAAGAAGCCATCGTGAAACTGCAGCAAGAATACATGGGACCACAGCCAGCTGTTGGTCTCGACATCAAAACAg GCGAGGTTCTGATTCCTGTGGATGTTGGCATTTTAGACAATTACCGTGTCAAACGCCAGCTGCTTCACTCGAG TACTGTTATAGCATCCAATCTACTGTTGGTGGATGAGATCATGCGAGCAGGCATGTCCTCATTAAAAGGAGATTAA